Genomic DNA from Haloplanus sp. HW8-1:
AGGTCCGGAATATCCATCTCCAGATCGTACGCCCGGATGGCGTCGCCCGCCATGTCGCTCACCAGGTCGAATTCGAGGCCGTGTTTCTCGCGGAACGCGCCCTGTGAGAACGGCGAATCCGCGCTCACGCCGAAGACGGTCGCGCCGGCGTCGTGGAAGTCGTCGAGATGCTCCTGAAGTCCGAGCATCTCGTTCCGACAGGGTGGGGTGAAGGCGCCGGGGAAAAAGGCGAGGACGACCGGGCC
This window encodes:
- a CDS encoding redoxin domain-containing protein, whose protein sequence is MPAPGDTAPTFTATLGTAEHESFDLADHLGDGPVVLAFFPGAFTPPCRNEMLGLQEHLDDFHDAGATVFGVSADSPFSQGAFREKHGLEFDLVSDMAGDAIRAYDLEMDIPDLGLHGIANRAVFVLDADGVVTYRWVADDPTNEPDYGAVLDAVASA